The Brassica napus cultivar Da-Ae chromosome C7, Da-Ae, whole genome shotgun sequence genome has a segment encoding these proteins:
- the LOC111209381 gene encoding uncharacterized protein LOC111209381, which produces MSHHFSRAEKGRVTNPTIQKTRALVDFFLQHWNVVGRLTGRALGPALFQFGFESEKDLQTILSKAPFHFKKWMIILQRWEPIVSDEFPNRIPFWVNIHGIPLHYWNDQTIDAIGPVLGHIDVKDADKARIRVLVDGLKPLIMKMDLQLPSGDVVEIEIEYENLQKHCFYCKSLSHEDDDCQTRAEVRHQKEDRRNLGISQQNTLDSIEEGKQRQDDRKRARNYPPSLQGGARWTNYK; this is translated from the exons ATGTCTCACCATTTTTCAAGAGCGGAGAAAG GCAGAGTGACAAACCCGACGATCCAGAAGACTAGGGCCCTGGTTGACTTCTTCTTACAGCACTGGAACGTAGTTGGAAGGTTAACAGGCCGAGCTCTGGGGCCTGCTCTgtttcaatttggttttgaGTCTGAAAAAGACCTCCAAACCATTCTCTCTAAGGCGCCGTTTCATTTCAAGAAATGGATGATAATTCTACAAAGGTGGGAACCTATAGTCTCGGATGAATTCCCTAACCGCATCCCCTTCTGGGTCAACATCCATGGTATCCCTCTCCATTATTGGAATGATCAAACCATTGATGCTATCGGCCCGGTTTTAGGTCACATTGATGTCAAAGATGCTGATAAAGCCCGAATCCGTGTCTTGGTGGACGGCCTTAAACCACTTATCATGAAGATGGATTTACAACTCCCCTCGGGTGATGTTGTTGAAATAGAAATAGAGTACGAAAACCTACAGAAACATTGCTTCTACTGCAAGTCTCTAAGCCATGAAGATGACGATTGCCAGACTCGAGCGGAGGTACGACATCAGAAGGAAGATAGGAGAAACCTGGGCATCTCTCAACAGAACACTTTAGATAGCATTGAGGAAGGTAAACAGAGACAAGATGATAGGAAACGGGCCCGCAACTACCCGCCATCTCTTCAAGGCGGAGCCCGCTGGACTAATTACAAATGA
- the LOC111212304 gene encoding uncharacterized protein LOC111212304, with translation MLKGFTENYYLWTHHGENWQYNDGEASGSHHVMEHEPWGDYSNNVPMEDQYHDSNTDFNMLPGDASFQENVQEPAYEEKHDAVFQSLEAANQPLYEGCTDGISQLYLASKVMNWKTNFNLSEECLDEITETFKAVLPSPNIAPKSYYETKKLTRSLGLPCHKIDVCEDNCMLFWKGEDSKLLHCRFCKKDRYEPNVGRSGKKIPKQRMFYLPTTDRLKRLYQSETTASQMRWHAEHVSPEGQMHHPSDGRAWKHFKEVYPNFASESRNVYLGLSTDGFNPIGMNGQSYSVWSVIVTPYNLPPGVCMKREYFFLSILVPGPKHPKKSLDIYLQPLIEELQNLWSEGVEAYDVSRKEKFTMRAALMWTISDFPAYGMLSGWMTHGRLACPYCMDETKSFWLPNGKKHSWFDCHRKFLPEGHPYRRNVKDFLKGKTVHDDPPPWLNGEEILHERINNIRGLRKTVDCGGKGHDNPTRSIEGYGVDHNWVNKSIFWELPYWENLLLRHNLDFMHIEKNFFDNLVNTVLNVPGKTKDSINSRMDLPLFYRRPELEISQDGRVPIPIFRLSKEGKEKFLTWLKTDIKFPDGYVSKFSHCVNLNSGKISGLKSHDCHVIMQRLLPITFAELLPKPVHTAISDIALFFRDISAKILKIEDVARLKENIAIMLCNLEKIFPPAFFDVMEHLPVHLPDEALLGGPVQYR, from the exons ATGTTGAAAGGATTTACAGAAAATTATTACTTGTGGACGCATCACGGAGAAAATTGGCAATACAATGATGGTGAAGCATCAGGAAGTCATCATGTGATGGAGCATGAACCATGGGGTGATTATTCTAACAATGTTCCAATGGAGGATCAGTACCATGATTCCAATACAGATTTTAATATGTTACCCGGTGATGCTAGTTTTCAAGAAAACGTCCAAGAGCCAGCTTACGAAGAAAAACATGATGCTGTTTTTCAATCGTTAGAAGCGGCAAATCAACCTTTATACGAGGGGTGTACTGATGGAATTTCTCAACTGTATTTGGCCTCAAAAGTGATGAATTGGAAAACCAATTTTAATCTTTCAGAGGAATGTCTGGATGAAATTACTGAAACCTTTAAAGCTGTTCTTCCGTCGCCTAATATTGCGCCTAAATCGTACTACGAGACAAAGAAGTTAACGCGGTCTCTAGGGTTGCCATGTCATAAGATTGATGTGTGCGAGGATAATTgtatgctattttggaaagGGGAAGATAGTAAGTTACTACATTGTCGCTTTTGTAAAAAAGACCGTTATGAACCAAATGTCGGCCGATCAGGGAAGAAAATACCAAAGCAAAGGATGTTTTATCTGCCTACTACGGATCGGTTGAAGCGATTGTACCAATCAGAAACGACAGCTTCACAAATGAGGTGGCATGCTGAACATGTGTCCCCCGAAGGACAAATGCATCATCCCTCAGATGGAAGAGCATGGAAGCATTTTAAAGAGGTATATCCTAATTTTGCTTCTGAGAGTCGCAATGTTTATCTGGGTTTATCAACCGATGGATTTAATCCAATTGGTATGAATGGACAATCATATTCTGTATGGTCCGTCATCGTGACACCATACAATTTACCCCCCGGAGTGTGCATGAAAAGGGAATATTTCTTCCTCTCTATATTAGTGCCAGGGCCAAAGCATCCAAAGAAAAGCTTGGATATATATCTGCAACCGTTGATTGaagaattacaaaatttatggAGTGAAGGGGTGGAGGCTTACGATGTCTCACGAAAAGAAAAATTCACGATGCGAGCGGCCTTGATGTGGACAATTAGCGATTTTCCAGCATACGggatgttatctggatggatgACCCATGGAAGGTTGGCTTGTCCGTATTGTATGGATGAGACCAAGTCATTTTGGTTACCAAACGGTAAAAAACacagttggtttgattgtcatagAAAGTTTTTGCCTGAAGGACATCCTTATAGGCGGAATGTTAAAGATTTCTTAAAAGGTAAAACTGTCCATGATGATCCTCCACCATGGTTAAACGGAGAGGAAATATTACATGAAAGAATAAATAATATACGTGGACTGCGTAAAACAGTTGATTGTGGAGGCAAAGGACATGACAATCCTACTCGATCTATTGAAGGGTATGGTGTTGATCATAATTGGGTGAACAAGAGTATCTTTTGGGAGTTACCTTATTGGGAGAACCTACTTCTTCGACACAATCTTGATTTTAtgcatatagaaaaaaatttctttgataATCTGGTTAACACAGTGCTAAATGTACCTGGGAAGACAAAGGATAGCATAAACTCAAGGATGGATCTCCCTTTGTTTTACAGAAGACCCGAGTTAGAGATTTCCCAAGATGGAAGAGTGCCTATTCCAATCTTTAGATTGTCGAAGGAAGGCAAAGAAAAATTTCTAACATGGTTGAAGACCGATATTAAATTTCcagatgggtatgtttcgaaatTTTCACATTGTGTTAATTTGAACAGTGGAAAGATATCAGGATTAAAAAGCCATGACTGTCATGTCATCATGCAACGACTTCTCCCAATTACATTTGCGGAACTTCTTCCAAAACCTGTTCATACGGCAATTTCAG ATATCGCACTCTTCTTTCGAGATATATCTGCCAAAATcttgaagattgaagatgttgcTAGACTGAAAGAAAATATTGCAATTATGCTTTGCAATCTTGAAAAAATATTTCCACCGGCATTCTTTGATGTGATGGAACATCTACCTGTCCATCTCCCAGATGAAGCTTTACTAGGTGGTCCGGTCCAATATAGGTAG
- the LOC106355140 gene encoding uncharacterized protein LOC106355140: MVASGQKKRAHQEKPHFLNPRHSKLSNHEQSMVHREALLYTSMLKLKIEALQRKTEVFKIIKREPLHQFQDVKVEKIGEKFQVKIKSLKGEDKLINILEAFEEMGLSVAQARASCQDTFVMEAIVVPRSKDKLWSVDDMTDTLVKALYPL, encoded by the exons ATGGTGGCTAGTGGACAAAAGAAGAGGGCACACCAAGAGAAGCCTCATTTCCTTAATCCCAGACACTCTAAACtt AGTAACCATGAACAGAGCATGGTCCATAGGGAAGCTCTTCTATACACAAGCATGCTCAAACTCAAAATAGAAGCTCTGCAAAGGAAAACTGAAGTTTTCAAGATCATCAAAAGAGAACCTTTACACCAGTTTCAG GATGTAAAGGTGGAGAAGATTGGGGAAAAGTTCCAAGTAAAGATAAAAAGTCTAAAGGGAGAGGATAAGCTTATTAACATTCTTGAAGCATTTGAAGAAATGGGGTTGAGTGTAGCTCAAGCAAGGGCTTCATGCCAAGATACATTTGTCATGGAAGCAATTGTTGTACCTCGATCTAAAGACAAGCTGTGGAGCGTAGATGACATGACCGATACGTTGGTTAAAGCACTTTACCCACTGTAA
- the LOC125590483 gene encoding uncharacterized protein LOC125590483: MNILRGSSSGPAKRSRQTCLPPGLNRPATSASLPPGATRPASSASRHPLPSLAAVMSAPERRNMPLLHPQRPNGTLWFGIYDCIRKDVVSTYQSKFWGPWWTYRMVPDEKKVAWWTSFLVASLDLLCLLVDIVV, from the exons ATGAATATCCTACGTGGTTCTTCTTCAGGGCCAGCTAAGAGGAGCCGTCAAACTTGTCTTCCTCCTGGATTGAACAGGCCTGCTACGTCCGCTTCTCTTCCTCCTGGAGCGACCAGGCCGGCTTCGTCTGCGTCTCGACATCCACTTCCAAGCTTAGCTGCTGTGATGAGTGCACCAGAGAGACGTAACATGCCTCTTCTCCATCCACAAAGGCCCAATGGAACTTTATG GTTTGGGATATACGATTGCATCCGGAAAGATGTAGTGTCAACATATCAGTCAAAATTTTGGGGACCATGGTGGACCTACAGAATGGTGCCAGATGAGAAGAAGGTCGCTTGGTGGACTAGTTTTCTGGTAGCTTCTCTAGATTTACTTTGTTTATTGGTTGATATAGTTGTATAA
- the LOC111197738 gene encoding uncharacterized protein LOC111197738 gives MVHTVKFVFMWESANSDISSIRDLVSKRRRSEEKKKPDFIGLADWNLMLETWQEEPHQKRSKMNSENASSNPDGLGTHRHTSGSKNHKRYAYDLTVKAGGVAPPVTEVVRMTHTRKDGTFIDKRAEGFVKAAEALALERSQGSCLTDETPSAPSTQQLNAAYIEVATNGKGRVYGLGSIQDIDDEPSETAPASLFTHLAVDGRLTTMEGVVTCLKDDVSGLKEDVIGIKRGIEVLMKMNGVDPVTFEPIQHESDASVRTPQSSQELDQNSPVH, from the exons ATGGTTCACACCGTCAAGTTCGTATTTATGTGGGAATCAGCAAATTCTGACATAAGCTCAATCAGAGACCTTGTAAGCAAGAGGAGGAgatcagaagaaaaaaagaagccaGATTTTATTGGCCTAGCAGATTGGAACTTGATGCTAGAGACTTGGCAGGAGGAGCCACACCAAAAGAGGAGCAAAATGAATTCTGAGAATGCTTCCTCAAACCCAGATGGTTTAGGCACTCACCGTCATACTTCAGGATCAAAAAACCACAAGCGTTATGCTTATGACTTG ACTGTTAAGGCTGGTGGAGTAGCACCTCCAGTCACTGAAGTAGTGCGTATGACCCATACTCGCAAGGATGGCACTTTCATTGACAAAAGAGCAGAAGGTTTTGTGAAGGCTGCCGAGGCTCTTGCATTGGAGCGATCACAAGGTTCCTGTCTGACTGATGAAACCCCATCAGCACCCTCTACCCAGCAGCTCAACGCTGCTTACATTGAA gtGGCAACCAATGGCAAAGGGCGAGTTTATGGGCTTGGTTCAATTCAGGATATTGATGATGAACCAAGTGAGACTGCACCAGCATCTTTATTTACACATTTGGCAGTTGATGGACGCTTGACCACCATGGAGGGTGTTGTAACTTGCTTGAAGGATGATGTTTCTGGCTTGAAGGAGGATGTAATTGGTATTAAGCGAGGCATTGAGGTTCTGATGAAGATGAATGGAGTGGACCCTGTTACCTTTGAACCTATTCAGCATGAGAGCGATGCATCTGTTCGAACTCCCCAATCAAGCCAAGAACTTGACCAAAATTCTCCCGTACATTAA